In Methylocystis echinoides, one genomic interval encodes:
- a CDS encoding DUF3280 domain-containing protein, giving the protein MPMTSSFRGLLRALAVGVMALATLPSVGLGENARPIQLAVFAMELDDFSAGGPLAGESPTETARLERMTDLARERLASSGLFKIIDGRASRHEMAKEHWLRKCNGCEADAARDLGAEMSFIGFYRKISVMEQNLEFRIRDARSGELLNVSQTDLRGETDESWSRALKFLIRYALVEPELRRRSAGSRRETPPL; this is encoded by the coding sequence ATGCCGATGACTTCTAGTTTTCGGGGGCTGCTGCGAGCGTTGGCGGTTGGGGTCATGGCGTTGGCGACGCTTCCCTCAGTGGGGTTAGGCGAGAATGCCCGTCCGATCCAACTTGCCGTCTTCGCAATGGAGCTCGACGATTTCAGCGCCGGCGGCCCGCTCGCCGGGGAAAGCCCAACGGAAACCGCGCGGCTCGAGCGCATGACCGATCTGGCGCGCGAACGCCTCGCCAGCTCAGGGCTATTCAAAATCATCGATGGCCGTGCGTCGCGCCATGAGATGGCCAAGGAGCATTGGCTGCGAAAATGCAACGGCTGCGAGGCCGACGCCGCCCGCGACCTCGGCGCCGAAATGTCCTTCATCGGCTTCTATCGTAAGATCAGCGTGATGGAGCAAAATCTCGAATTTCGTATTCGTGACGCGCGCAGCGGGGAATTGCTGAATGTCTCGCAGACCGACTTGCGCGGAGAAACCGACGAATCATGGAGCCGCGCGCTGAAGTTTCTGATCAGATATGCGCTGGTGGAGCCGGAGCTGCGCCGCCGGTCGGCCGGAAGTCGGCGGGAAACGCCGCCGCTTTGA
- a CDS encoding response regulator transcription factor — MSTIRILLVDDHPIVREGYRRLLERQPGLSIVAEADTAATAYQAYKATAPDLALMDLSLPGVGGLEAIRHIRQWDKGARILVFTMHSAAAFALKAFEAGASGYVTKSSDAAELVRAVTIVARGGRALSDDVAREIAAERLGDGAALASELGPRETEILRLVASGRTTEEIAALLHLSAKTVQNYHYQIKSKIGARTDAHLVWLAMGAGLVERDSAISPIFQSF; from the coding sequence GTGAGCACGATCCGAATTCTTCTTGTCGACGATCATCCCATTGTGCGGGAGGGCTATCGACGCCTCCTGGAGCGCCAGCCGGGGCTGTCGATCGTCGCAGAAGCGGACACGGCGGCCACGGCCTATCAGGCCTATAAAGCTACGGCGCCTGATCTGGCGCTGATGGATCTCTCCTTGCCGGGCGTCGGCGGGCTCGAGGCGATCCGGCATATTCGGCAGTGGGACAAAGGCGCGCGCATCCTCGTTTTCACCATGCATAGCGCGGCGGCTTTCGCGCTCAAGGCTTTCGAAGCCGGCGCATCCGGCTATGTGACGAAAAGTAGCGACGCCGCTGAGCTCGTCCGCGCGGTGACAATCGTGGCCCGGGGCGGTCGGGCCTTGAGCGACGACGTCGCCCGCGAAATCGCCGCTGAGCGGCTGGGCGACGGCGCCGCGCTCGCGAGCGAACTTGGGCCGCGTGAAACTGAGATCTTGCGGCTCGTGGCGTCTGGCCGCACCACGGAAGAGATCGCCGCGCTTCTCCATCTCAGCGCCAAAACGGTGCAAAACTACCACTATCAGATCAAGTCCAAGATCGGCGCGCGCACCGACGCGCATCTTGTCTGGCTGGCGATGGGCGCCGGCCTCGTCGAGCGCGACAGCGCCATTTCTCCAATCTTCCAGAGCTTTTGA
- a CDS encoding histidine kinase, translated as MRLIFRLVLRLTAIALACLVLTASFVMVDAHKAIEAETTASAERVAHGLENLFWRAILWRATMRRDNVLPTPDWESFSTLRLISPGVCISYAPAGDTPRTLCSQTENVGSAAPPWFSDLYESAFGAPGSATRLLTVRAPDTGLVVARADPQAAIRQAWRRISVVLSVAATMAVGICVLSGIAIWQALAPTRAIVDGLRKLGEGDYRHRIAVFTKEEFGLIAAAVNDLAERLAQTTAERVALTKRLFEVQEDERRALARDLHDEFGQCLTAMIAFAAAIESSAKDRPDLAEDARAIAKVAKRMMASLRETLARLRSQDLEELGLEACLVRLAASWNARTAPKAVVHLGLVGDLGALPVAVSTSVYRIAQECLTNAMRHGAPKEIHLRVERAGSDEDAVSLVVEDDGGGDPQKIHASSGRGILGVRERIAAFGGSLSICGAARGVRISARIPCAASRLVEA; from the coding sequence ATGCGGCTGATCTTCCGACTGGTTCTGCGTCTCACCGCGATTGCGCTCGCGTGTCTGGTTCTCACCGCAAGCTTCGTTATGGTCGACGCGCACAAGGCGATAGAGGCGGAAACGACGGCCTCGGCGGAGCGCGTCGCTCATGGGCTCGAGAATTTGTTCTGGCGCGCGATTTTGTGGCGCGCGACGATGCGGCGCGACAATGTCCTCCCGACGCCTGACTGGGAATCCTTTTCGACTCTCCGCCTCATCTCCCCGGGCGTGTGCATCTCTTACGCCCCAGCGGGGGATACGCCGCGCACGCTCTGCAGCCAGACCGAAAACGTTGGCTCGGCCGCGCCCCCATGGTTCTCCGACCTTTACGAAAGCGCTTTCGGCGCGCCGGGCTCGGCGACGCGCCTCTTAACCGTGCGCGCGCCGGATACGGGCCTCGTCGTGGCCAGAGCTGATCCGCAAGCGGCGATTCGTCAGGCCTGGCGTCGGATTTCCGTCGTGCTCAGCGTCGCCGCGACGATGGCCGTCGGCATCTGCGTTCTTTCGGGGATCGCCATCTGGCAGGCGCTTGCGCCCACAAGAGCCATCGTCGATGGACTGCGCAAGCTAGGGGAGGGGGACTATCGCCACCGGATCGCTGTGTTCACCAAGGAGGAATTCGGCCTGATCGCCGCGGCCGTCAACGACCTTGCCGAACGTCTTGCGCAGACGACGGCCGAGCGGGTGGCGCTGACCAAACGCCTGTTCGAGGTTCAGGAAGACGAGCGCCGCGCGCTTGCGCGCGATCTGCACGACGAATTCGGCCAGTGTCTGACGGCCATGATCGCCTTTGCGGCGGCGATCGAGTCTAGCGCGAAGGATCGGCCAGACCTGGCGGAAGACGCCCGCGCCATCGCGAAAGTCGCCAAACGCATGATGGCGTCATTGCGGGAGACGCTTGCGCGACTGCGGTCGCAGGATTTGGAGGAGCTTGGCCTTGAAGCCTGCCTCGTGCGGCTCGCCGCCAGCTGGAACGCGCGAACTGCTCCCAAGGCCGTTGTGCATCTCGGCCTCGTGGGCGATCTCGGGGCCTTGCCGGTTGCGGTTTCGACCAGCGTCTATCGAATCGCTCAGGAATGTCTGACGAACGCGATGCGCCATGGCGCGCCGAAAGAGATTCACTTGCGCGTTGAGCGCGCCGGCTCGGATGAAGACGCGGTCTCCCTGGTCGTCGAGGACGACGGAGGCGGCGATCCGCAGAAAATCCACGCGTCCTCGGGGCGCGGCATTCTCGGCGTGCGCGAGCGGATCGCCGCTTTTGGCGGAAGCCTGTCGATCTGCGGCGCTGCGCGCGGCGTAAGGATCTCCGCGCGCATCCCCTGCGCGGCCAGCCGATTGGTGGAAGCGTGA
- a CDS encoding OsmC family protein, whose protein sequence is MIRRAQAVWRGAGKDGRGELTTDSGVLSHTPYSYKTRFENERGTNPEELIAAAHAGCFTMALAFLLQTAGHTPDELHTEAAVTLEPEGQGFRIRSSALTLRGSVPGLDEAAFVEMAKTAETNCPVSKLLNAEITLDAKLGSSVKG, encoded by the coding sequence ATGATCCGCAGAGCACAAGCCGTCTGGCGCGGCGCCGGCAAAGATGGCCGCGGGGAGCTGACGACCGATTCCGGCGTGCTCTCGCATACGCCCTATTCCTACAAGACGCGTTTCGAGAACGAACGCGGGACAAATCCGGAAGAACTGATCGCCGCCGCGCATGCGGGCTGCTTCACAATGGCGCTCGCCTTTCTCCTTCAGACGGCCGGCCATACGCCTGATGAATTACACACGGAAGCGGCGGTGACGCTCGAGCCGGAGGGACAAGGCTTTCGCATTCGAAGCTCAGCTTTGACTCTACGGGGGAGCGTGCCGGGGCTCGACGAGGCGGCTTTTGTCGAGATGGCCAAAACCGCCGAAACGAACTGTCCGGTATCGAAGCTCCTCAACGCTGAGATCACCTTGGACGCCAAGCTGGGGAGCTCAGTTAAAGGCTAG
- a CDS encoding trypsin-like peptidase domain-containing protein has product MTNGLDPYSRMLSDAVEAVSPSVVRIDVRRGAERAGSGSGVIVSPDGLLLTNSHVVHGARRVEASTMEGRALSARVLGDDPDTDLALLRIDESAALPAARLSDSTRLKRGQLVLAIGNPLGLEASVTVGVISALGRSLAARTGRQIEDVIQTDAALNPGNSGGPLITTAGEVVGVNTAIIRAAQGICFAVSSNTAEFVMSEILQHGRVRRGHIGVGAATVSVPRRIALRLGIGQELGASIISIEPDGPAWEGGLMTRDIILSVDNKTVSGANDLIRFLGPEVIGRVVAFDVLRRSELKRFWVGPKERQAA; this is encoded by the coding sequence GTGACCAACGGGCTCGATCCCTATTCGAGAATGCTCAGCGACGCCGTCGAGGCCGTTTCGCCGTCGGTCGTTCGAATTGACGTGCGTCGCGGGGCCGAGCGGGCGGGCTCCGGCTCTGGCGTGATCGTTTCCCCTGATGGCCTGCTCTTGACCAACAGCCATGTCGTCCACGGAGCCCGCCGCGTGGAAGCTTCGACGATGGAGGGGCGCGCGCTCTCGGCCCGCGTCCTCGGCGACGATCCTGACACGGACCTCGCTTTGCTGCGCATCGACGAGAGCGCGGCTTTGCCGGCCGCGAGACTCAGTGATTCGACGCGCCTCAAGCGCGGCCAGCTGGTGTTGGCGATCGGAAACCCTCTCGGCCTCGAGGCGAGCGTAACGGTCGGCGTCATATCGGCGCTCGGTCGAAGCCTCGCTGCGCGAACGGGACGTCAGATCGAAGACGTCATCCAGACCGACGCGGCGCTCAACCCGGGAAATTCGGGCGGGCCGTTGATCACCACCGCCGGCGAGGTCGTCGGCGTCAACACCGCCATCATTCGAGCGGCGCAGGGGATTTGCTTCGCGGTCTCGTCCAACACGGCGGAATTCGTCATGAGCGAGATTCTTCAGCATGGTCGCGTGCGACGGGGTCATATCGGCGTCGGCGCCGCCACGGTCTCGGTGCCGCGTCGGATCGCGCTGCGGCTCGGCATCGGACAGGAGCTGGGCGCCTCGATCATCAGCATCGAACCCGACGGCCCCGCCTGGGAAGGGGGGCTGATGACGCGGGATATTATTCTAAGCGTCGACAACAAGACCGTCTCCGGGGCGAATGATCTCATCCGATTCCTCGGTCCGGAGGTGATCGGCCGCGTCGTCGCGTTCGACGTTCTGCGGCGCTCCGAGCTCAAGCGCTTTTGGGTTGGACCGAAGGAGCGTCAGGCGGCGTGA
- a CDS encoding ATP-binding protein — protein MNIEIARGDVEALIARFPSQEGLAAQLRFSDRVDVNLSHLSSEQLDFLEERYRRAGPELRARAAQLATLRGALATEGVRFEAGDLEDALPALVRYLTVAPIHGWLFTANVTTKALPYVITRIDYVPASNDEAGKILIELKANAKGTLQSSLIRIMAGDISGRTISEVLAAKGFLRETPQLVEAFEAASATYFEWRSRYGQQFSGKGIGFHAEDPSATHRDTDWARKDIVVLSTSGADARLVNDEGVLSNRSLTLEAPGDILGHFLRKAGKSNRFAAEDEIAELRGHIPEGLFTRIPVHPYILMFHLDLHQHLWVHVDEMQPYRYQPELKDKLVLPPEQTDLIDILTAEMDLLMDDIVKGKSGGTTVLCAGPPGVGKTLTAEVYSEIIQRPLYRVHSGQLGLNVSTMETALKEVLTRAQRWGAVMLIDEADVYIRRRDDNMAMNAVVGVFLRVLEYFNGLLFLTTNRVDDIDEAIVSRCIALIRYYPPDEEARRRIWRVMSDQFALGLDDRIIDALVRAFPEATGRDIKGLTKLVAKFCHHKQVPPDLSVFRRCAIFRGLDMAAMDRRTDAAA, from the coding sequence ATGAATATTGAAATAGCAAGAGGCGATGTCGAAGCGTTGATCGCGCGTTTTCCTTCTCAGGAAGGCCTCGCCGCGCAACTGCGCTTCAGCGACCGCGTCGACGTCAATCTATCGCATCTCTCCAGCGAGCAACTGGATTTCCTTGAGGAACGCTACCGGCGCGCAGGGCCGGAATTGCGGGCTCGCGCGGCGCAGCTCGCGACCTTGCGGGGCGCGTTGGCGACCGAGGGCGTCCGGTTCGAAGCCGGCGATCTCGAGGACGCGCTGCCTGCCTTGGTCAGATATCTGACAGTGGCGCCGATCCATGGCTGGCTGTTCACCGCAAACGTCACCACCAAGGCGTTGCCATATGTGATTACGCGCATCGATTACGTGCCGGCGTCGAACGACGAAGCTGGAAAGATTCTGATCGAGTTGAAGGCCAACGCCAAGGGGACGCTCCAGTCGAGTCTCATCCGCATCATGGCGGGGGACATCAGCGGCCGCACGATCAGCGAGGTTCTCGCGGCGAAGGGATTCCTGCGCGAGACGCCGCAACTCGTCGAGGCCTTCGAAGCAGCGAGTGCGACCTATTTCGAGTGGCGCTCCCGATATGGCCAGCAATTCAGCGGCAAAGGCATCGGATTTCACGCCGAGGACCCGAGTGCGACGCATCGGGACACGGATTGGGCGCGTAAGGATATTGTGGTCCTGTCGACGAGCGGCGCCGACGCGCGCCTTGTCAATGATGAAGGCGTGCTCTCGAACCGCAGCCTGACGCTCGAGGCGCCGGGAGACATTCTGGGCCATTTCCTGCGCAAAGCCGGCAAGAGCAATCGCTTCGCAGCGGAGGACGAGATCGCGGAACTGCGCGGGCATATACCGGAGGGCCTCTTCACGCGCATTCCGGTCCATCCGTACATCTTGATGTTCCATCTCGATCTGCACCAGCATCTTTGGGTGCATGTCGACGAAATGCAGCCTTACCGCTATCAGCCAGAGCTCAAGGACAAGCTGGTGCTTCCGCCCGAGCAGACGGACCTGATCGACATTCTCACGGCGGAGATGGATCTGCTGATGGATGACATTGTGAAGGGGAAGTCGGGCGGAACGACTGTGCTCTGCGCCGGGCCGCCCGGAGTCGGCAAGACCCTGACGGCGGAAGTCTATTCTGAAATCATCCAGCGCCCGCTCTATCGCGTGCACTCGGGTCAGCTCGGGCTCAATGTCTCGACCATGGAGACGGCGCTCAAGGAGGTTCTCACGCGCGCGCAGCGCTGGGGCGCGGTCATGCTGATCGACGAGGCGGATGTCTATATCCGGCGGCGCGACGACAATATGGCGATGAACGCCGTCGTCGGCGTTTTCCTGCGGGTGCTCGAATATTTCAACGGCTTGCTCTTCCTCACCACCAACCGGGTCGACGACATCGATGAAGCCATCGTATCCCGCTGCATCGCCTTGATTCGTTATTATCCACCCGACGAGGAAGCCCGACGCCGCATCTGGCGCGTCATGTCGGATCAGTTCGCACTCGGCCTGGATGACCGGATCATCGACGCGCTGGTGCGCGCATTCCCCGAGGCGACAGGGCGCGATATCAAAGGTCTGACGAAGCTGGTCGCCAAATTCTGCCACCACAAACAGGTTCCGCCGGATCTGAGCGTCTTTCGACGTTGTGCGATCTTTCGTGGTCTCGATATGGCCGCAATGGACAGGAGAACCGATGCGGCGGCCTGA
- a CDS encoding Rieske 2Fe-2S domain-containing protein: MAFTSICHTSDVAEGGMGLFHAGKKSVLLVWPTGGELKAFRGRCPHADMPLTDATFNGKTVTCPLHQWGFDGVSGKCVTHVVRNALHPYDLRIEGDQIQVDVGPIKPARSPAGVTSA; this comes from the coding sequence ATGGCGTTCACCTCTATCTGTCACACAAGCGACGTGGCTGAGGGCGGCATGGGCCTTTTTCATGCCGGTAAGAAAAGCGTGCTCCTGGTTTGGCCCACGGGGGGTGAGCTCAAGGCCTTTCGTGGGCGCTGTCCACATGCGGATATGCCGTTGACCGACGCGACGTTCAACGGGAAGACCGTTACCTGCCCGCTTCATCAATGGGGTTTCGACGGCGTCAGCGGCAAATGCGTGACGCATGTGGTTCGCAACGCCCTTCATCCCTACGACTTGCGCATTGAAGGCGATCAGATTCAGGTCGACGTTGGACCGATCAAGCCAGCACGTTCGCCGGCGGGCGTCACCTCCGCTTAG
- a CDS encoding PAS domain-containing sensor histidine kinase codes for MAKATFSLCENGTRDMDEGYSWLRLMIDSSFASRLLVDREGAVVFANRAAETLFGYSPGELVGKPVDVIFKSPKDRNLAVPRRYFPGRRIVGDDEEIKGRTKQGDELTLRVGTSRIETDAASYLSVTIFDITKYKQTELELLFRGSQLEEAKRRVSKFAYLATHDLRDRLRMIASCCDAVTTALAQGDAKAAANAGEIALDSASRAERLVGALMEYSLEASAILNLEFIHLRSEIDLIIAKLAQQGDASVKIANNVPVDLTIKADRNQFMRLVGNLIERSMAVARRPAAPQINISAVLNKEHNRIRLAIGGRDVGKDGPSASLQTLSQIPSEAGLAAVKSICEQNGWTVKIETLPDHGAGFQVDIPLNQPLAAMH; via the coding sequence GTGGCGAAAGCTACGTTTTCCCTGTGTGAAAACGGGACCCGCGACATGGACGAGGGCTACTCCTGGCTCCGACTGATGATCGACAGCTCTTTCGCAAGTCGGTTGCTCGTCGACCGCGAAGGCGCCGTCGTCTTCGCCAATCGGGCCGCCGAAACTTTGTTCGGCTACTCACCGGGCGAATTGGTGGGCAAGCCGGTGGACGTCATTTTCAAGTCCCCGAAAGATCGCAATCTTGCTGTGCCTCGACGCTATTTCCCGGGGCGGAGGATCGTCGGAGACGATGAGGAGATCAAAGGCCGAACGAAACAAGGCGACGAGCTGACCTTACGCGTCGGCACGTCCCGGATCGAGACCGATGCGGCGTCGTATCTGTCCGTCACCATCTTCGACATCACAAAATACAAGCAGACTGAGCTGGAGCTGCTTTTTCGAGGCAGCCAGCTCGAGGAGGCCAAGCGTCGCGTTTCGAAATTCGCCTATCTCGCCACCCACGACCTTCGCGATCGTTTACGCATGATCGCGTCCTGCTGCGACGCCGTTACGACGGCTCTGGCGCAGGGCGACGCAAAGGCGGCGGCAAACGCAGGCGAGATTGCCCTCGACTCGGCGTCGCGGGCCGAGCGGCTCGTCGGCGCGCTGATGGAATACAGCCTGGAAGCCTCCGCCATTCTCAATCTGGAATTTATTCATCTCAGAAGCGAAATCGATCTCATTATTGCAAAGCTCGCGCAGCAAGGCGACGCCAGCGTAAAGATCGCCAATAATGTCCCGGTCGATCTGACGATAAAAGCTGACCGCAACCAATTCATGCGCCTCGTCGGCAATCTCATCGAGAGATCTATGGCTGTCGCGCGCAGGCCCGCCGCGCCTCAGATCAACATTTCGGCGGTGCTGAACAAAGAACATAATCGCATCCGGCTGGCGATTGGCGGGCGCGATGTTGGTAAGGACGGACCGAGCGCTTCGCTTCAAACCCTGTCGCAAATCCCCTCCGAAGCAGGGCTCGCGGCGGTCAAATCGATTTGCGAACAGAATGGCTGGACGGTCAAAATCGAAACTTTGCCCGACCATGGCGCTGGGTTCCAGGTGGATATTCCGCTCAACCAGCCTTTAGCCGCCATGCATTAG
- a CDS encoding isoprenylcysteine carboxylmethyltransferase family protein: MPKPALLFIILLSSLLWFGLAVLGWGGLAAFFAHPARVALVIIGFAFAVAGSFSEAGLRTGEREDRSNRWIFIPFLIIGLLSGWLPAWSDRHDFLVIDGDSVRWLGVLLFAAGGALRLAPTFVLGRRFSGLVAIQPGHTLETGGLYGIIRHPSYLGLIVMMLGWGLTFRSLAGVALTALFIPPLIARIHSEEALLEDHFGDAYRAYRARTYRLMPGVY, translated from the coding sequence ATGCCGAAGCCCGCCCTTCTCTTCATCATTCTCCTCTCGTCGCTGCTCTGGTTTGGCCTCGCGGTTCTCGGCTGGGGCGGGCTCGCGGCCTTCTTCGCCCATCCGGCGCGCGTCGCGCTCGTGATAATCGGCTTCGCGTTCGCCGTCGCCGGCTCCTTTAGCGAAGCGGGCCTGCGGACAGGCGAGCGGGAAGATCGCAGCAACCGCTGGATCTTCATCCCCTTTCTGATCATCGGCCTGTTGTCCGGTTGGCTGCCGGCATGGTCCGATCGCCACGACTTTCTGGTGATTGACGGCGATAGCGTGCGCTGGCTTGGCGTCTTGCTGTTTGCCGCCGGCGGCGCTCTGCGCCTCGCTCCGACTTTCGTGCTCGGTCGTCGCTTCAGCGGATTGGTGGCGATCCAGCCGGGGCATACGCTGGAGACCGGCGGGCTTTACGGCATCATTCGTCATCCCTCTTATCTGGGCCTTATTGTGATGATGCTCGGCTGGGGGCTGACCTTCCGTTCGCTGGCGGGGGTGGCGCTGACGGCGCTGTTCATCCCGCCGCTGATCGCGCGCATCCATTCCGAGGAGGCGCTGCTCGAAGACCATTTCGGCGACGCCTATCGGGCCTATCGCGCCCGCACCTATCGGCTGATGCCCGGGGTATATTGA
- a CDS encoding cation diffusion facilitator family transporter: MPHDHRRHDEGHAHAPRGYDFAFALGVALNLALVLAELAFGFLSNSLALISDGVHNLSDVLGLLLAWGGSWLATRQPSASRTYGYRRASILAALGNASLLLVATGGLLAEAAQRLADPPPVASSTVLWVASIAIAINTATALMFMRGREKDLNIKGAFLHMAADAAVSLGVVIAALLIGQTGWLWLDPVTSVAVAVVLLWSGWGVMRDALNLALDAVPAGIDRPAVEAYLAGLPGVIEVHDLHIWGMSTTETALTAHLVRPHAGLDDPLLADVARELDRRFCIHHATIQIESGATECRLAPSHVV; the protein is encoded by the coding sequence ATGCCGCACGACCATCGCCGCCATGATGAGGGCCACGCCCACGCGCCGCGAGGCTATGATTTCGCCTTCGCTCTCGGCGTCGCGCTCAATCTCGCGCTCGTGCTTGCGGAACTGGCTTTTGGCTTTCTGTCGAATTCCCTCGCCCTGATCTCGGACGGGGTGCACAATCTCTCCGATGTGCTCGGGCTGCTCCTCGCTTGGGGCGGATCCTGGCTCGCGACGCGCCAGCCGAGCGCCTCCCGCACTTACGGCTATCGGCGCGCATCGATTTTGGCGGCGCTTGGCAACGCCTCCCTGCTGCTGGTGGCCACGGGCGGCCTCCTCGCCGAAGCTGCGCAACGGCTCGCCGACCCCCCGCCCGTCGCAAGCAGCACCGTGCTATGGGTCGCTTCGATCGCGATCGCCATCAATACCGCGACGGCGCTGATGTTCATGCGCGGTCGCGAAAAGGACCTGAACATCAAGGGCGCGTTCCTGCACATGGCGGCGGACGCCGCGGTGTCGCTCGGCGTCGTCATCGCCGCGCTGCTTATTGGTCAAACGGGATGGTTATGGCTCGACCCCGTAACGAGCGTCGCAGTCGCTGTCGTCCTCCTCTGGAGCGGCTGGGGCGTGATGCGCGATGCGCTCAATCTGGCGCTCGACGCCGTCCCGGCAGGAATAGACCGACCCGCGGTGGAAGCCTATTTGGCAGGCCTGCCCGGCGTCATCGAAGTCCACGACCTCCACATCTGGGGCATGAGCACGACTGAAACCGCGTTGACGGCGCATCTCGTGCGTCCACACGCCGGATTGGACGACCCGCTTCTGGCGGACGTCGCGCGAGAGCTCGATCGTCGCTTTTGCATCCATCACGCCACGATCCAGATTGAAAGCGGCGCGACGGAATGCCGCCTCGCGCCGAGCCATGTCGTGTGA
- a CDS encoding helix-turn-helix transcriptional regulator: MPKHVTRAQIRAGRALVDWSVRELSARSGVHRNTITNFETGKSGGDQTTLSSLRAALEAAGVVFIPANGGGAGVRLKKEPNEG, encoded by the coding sequence ATGCCGAAGCATGTGACAAGAGCACAGATACGCGCCGGTAGAGCGCTGGTGGATTGGAGTGTTCGAGAGCTTTCCGCACGTTCAGGGGTGCATCGAAACACAATTACAAATTTCGAAACCGGGAAGTCCGGTGGAGATCAGACTACGCTTTCGTCGTTAAGAGCGGCGCTTGAAGCTGCGGGCGTCGTGTTTATTCCTGCCAATGGCGGAGGCGCCGGCGTCCGGTTGAAGAAAGAGCCAAACGAAGGATGA
- a CDS encoding site-specific integrase, with the protein MRPSERRGAARYETLGAVLCAFEDSADFLRLAPRSRADYTRQIAKIQTDFADFPLARLTDRRTRGEFLAWRDRLAIRSVRQADYAYTVLARTLSWACERGLVPLNPCEKGGRLYRGNRADKVWTEKDEAAFVAAASPPLRLALQLALWTGQRQGDLLRLTWSAYDGARIRLSQSKTGVRVVLPVGGPLKATLDSAKRESSVILVNLDGKPWTPDGFRASWAKACKRAGVEGLTFHDLRGTAVTRLALAGATEAEIATLTGHSLRDVRSILDANYLQRDPALAESAIRKLEMRARTLA; encoded by the coding sequence ATGCGCCCGAGCGAACGCCGCGGCGCGGCGCGCTACGAAACGCTCGGCGCGGTCTTGTGCGCCTTCGAGGACAGCGCCGATTTCCTGCGCCTCGCGCCGCGCTCTCGCGCCGATTACACGCGGCAAATTGCAAAAATCCAAACCGACTTTGCAGATTTTCCCCTGGCGCGGCTGACGGATCGGCGCACGCGTGGCGAGTTCCTTGCTTGGCGCGATCGGCTTGCTATTCGCTCCGTTCGGCAGGCTGATTATGCCTATACGGTCTTGGCGCGGACGCTCTCGTGGGCCTGTGAGCGGGGGCTTGTTCCGCTTAACCCCTGCGAGAAAGGCGGCCGCCTTTATCGCGGCAACCGTGCGGATAAGGTTTGGACCGAAAAAGATGAAGCTGCCTTCGTGGCGGCGGCAAGTCCGCCCTTACGGCTCGCTTTGCAACTGGCGCTGTGGACGGGCCAGCGCCAAGGCGACCTATTGCGCCTGACGTGGTCGGCTTATGACGGCGCGCGCATACGGCTCTCTCAAAGTAAGACCGGCGTCCGGGTCGTCTTGCCGGTTGGCGGGCCCCTTAAGGCGACGCTCGACTCCGCCAAACGCGAAAGCTCCGTCATCCTCGTCAATCTAGACGGCAAGCCCTGGACCCCGGACGGCTTTCGCGCCTCTTGGGCGAAGGCGTGCAAACGCGCGGGCGTCGAAGGCTTGACCTTCCACGATTTACGGGGGACGGCCGTTACTCGGCTTGCGCTCGCGGGCGCGACCGAGGCGGAGATTGCAACCCTTACGGGCCACTCGTTGCGCGACGTAAGAAGCATCTTGGACGCGAATTACCTACAGCGCGATCCGGCGCTCGCTGAAAGCGCCATTCGCAAGCTTGAAATGCGGGCAAGAACATTAGCGTGA